The DNA window TTAAGTTCATCATAAGAAAACCATCTGGCTCCCTTTAATTGTGGCGCATCTCCACTATCGTTTCCTTTTGGTACCCAGAAAGATGGATTAGATATAAGCTTAGAGCAATTTGGTTAGAATACAAGATCTCTGACCGACCAACAACCGTACAAACTCACAGCATGGTGATAAAAGCAATAATGATTAACATCATTTACCATGTGGCTGGGCCTTTTCTGCACGTCTCTTTTGTTGAATTGCATATGTTCCAACTCCAATGAGGCATAGAACAAGAAAGGCAGAGCCAACAGCTATTCCAATTACCATTCTGGTGTTCGTTGAATCTGATCCCCCATTGATGGCTTGAGGCATTCATGCTTTTATCATCAGTTCATCATGGCTAATGCTAAGTCATAACTAAGGAACCTTTTTAGGTAAAATGATTATTAAGATTACCTGGAAAATGATAAGGCGATGCATTGAAAGTGTATGGCCCAAACATATCGGGAGGCTGGAAATTATGATGGTACAATTCAAACCCAATCTTCTGGATGTCTTCCCTACTGAAATACTTATCGTGGGATGGAAAAAGTGCAAGTTGTATCTGAAGATAATCATCAATATTAACGAAAGGGCTTTGAATAAAAGGCGTGCTgttgaaagttttaaaaaggCTCGTTTCCAATGAGTGAAATAGAGTTATATTGGACAATTCCCGGAAAGAGGATCCTTTAAAGTATAAGGTCCCTTCATATGGATAGGCACATTCACAACTCTGAGGGTTCAGCTTCTCATCAGGAGGACATGACTTACTACCACAATTGACAAGGCTCGTAGAATATGGTTTTGTTTGTTGCTGTTGAAGGTGGCAATAGTTCATATTTGAGAGGACACTAGTTTTACACACAGGATTTCCCCACAGCCTACAAATGATACTCATGAATGAATAAAGGTAAATGCAAAGAACAACATGGAATCTAACATTAAGAAAATGGTAAGCATTTTTCTCACATCAATGTGTTAGTATATCCCGAAAAAGAGGTAACTGAGGAAATATCGTTATTTTGCAAATCAACTTGCTGCAACGATTGGCTGATGCTGTCACCCATAATTAATGTCCCACCAAATGCATTGTTCTTCAGTTTTCTgtgaaaattttagataacattaaattatttattgcaaTGAAGAATTCCACCTTAATGTTTAAACAAAGCTTACATTTGCTGTATATGTGGTAAGATAAAGATTCCTTCTGGCAGCGTTCCTCGTATTGACCCATATTCAACAATACTGAAACCATGTTAGGATAGACATTTACCATTAAAtgtcaaaaatttcaaaaaacggTGATGTAGAACTTACAGAGTGGTGAGAGATTGTAGAGTTGAGAACCATTCCGGAGCTACTGATGAGTTAAATGAGTTGTTACTAAGGTCCCTGCAAAGACAAACTTCACAAGTCAGTGAACTAATATAATGAAGATCAAAATGGAAATGTTAGCTCCTTGTCGTATGCTTACACGTGACTTAGTGAACTCATTTGAGTAAAGTTTGGTAGTGGACCTGTTAGCTTATTGTTGGCCAAATGCCTGAAAGAAGCACGCAGTAAAGGAGATCAAAAAGGAAGTTGATTAAATACccaaaaaagtaatttttatatgATAAGTACTCACAATGCATTGATATTAATTAGGTTGCTCAGAGTTGATGGGACATTGCCTGTTAAAGAATTTCGATCAAGTCGACTGTAACATATTTGAACAGCTTCAATAAGTCGTGGAGAGGAAATTATATAAGATAACAATATAGTACATTGAAGGCTAAGTAACTTATACTCACAGAACCTCAAGGGACTGAACAAGTCCTAATGTTTGTGGGATACTCCCAGAAAAATTATTCCCGTCAAATAATCTGAGGAAAGAATTGAGTAAGATTTGCAAGACAATATGATTGAACAGAGCTGTTGAATTGATATCCACTTACATGTGTAATAATTCCATCTCAGAGCTAAAAAGTTCAGGTGGAATGGCTCCTGACAGCTTGTTTTTGCTGAAATGACTGCAATTCACGAAGTCAAGGTTTAATTTGAGGTTGTTGGGGCTCTGTAGATACATCTATTTCTACATATATTTCTTCGCACTTGATTGGGCTGCTTGGAGAAAATAATACTCACAAATGTTTAGCCCCAGAAAGTTGATCTAAACCCGGAGATTCGGAAGTGGAAACTGGAAGAGGACCAGTCAACTTATTATCTGCCAGGTCTAGCCAGTAGAGTTTGGAGAGTTTTCCTAGAGTAGCCGGTATGGTTCCAGAGAAATTGTTTGAATATAAAGACCTGATATAGATAAAAGTTCTACTTGGAAAAGAGACACTATGAagatccttttttttcttatcaataaattatatcTCACAAGAAGGTTAGCTCAGCAAGATTGCCTAGTTCTTCCGGAATTGTACCACTAAATCCACACGCAGAAAGGCTCCTGaaagttgaaaattgaaaatgaaaataactaTCATAGCTctagaaaaacaaaagcataAAAGTTTAATGGCATCAAATTTGTTCGCTTATCAGCGCTCTTTACAAGGTATCCAATTTCAGCAAACTCCCAAGCGCCCGGGAGATCGAACCAATGAGGCCTCGATTCGCTGAAAGGTCCCTGCAATTACACAACATTTAGAAACTCAATGACCTCAATCAACAGTTTGGTACTGCTTGCTAAACTAGAAAACAGAAAAGTTTCTTGCAAGTATGGTCAGAATTCATATTATTTCATATTGCTCCTGTTAACTCAACCACTAAGAGATTGATGCGACTCACAATGATTTAAGTTCAGTAAGGCCTCCAATGTCACCACCAAGTTTACCTTTTAGGCCCATACTCGACAATCTCCTAAGAGGTTAGCACACATACTGAGTGAGTGGGTTTAACCAAAATATTAAAGAGAAATAAACAGAACCGAAACCTTGTTCAAGGATTGATAAGGAGTAAAACTAAAGGGAAGAGAAATGTTGTAAATCATAAGGAATTGATATTTACAATGCAACGACTCTTGAATTGTTGCAAAGAACTCCTTCCCAGGGGGCTCCACAGGGATCATTTGATGCACCCCAGCTTGGTGGTGTATTTTGCCAATCATCTTTCAAAGCTCGAAGAACTGTAGCTGCACCAACAACATGAGCATGAAGCTTAGAAGGCTCCCATCCACCCTCTTCACATTGTCAAAGTTAACTGGTACTCAAAATCTGCTTCACTGTGACACTCAGTAGTTTCTAAACGATCATTCTAACAAATTGTATATATGTCAATACTTTAACGGTTCTTAATGAACCTCATCATGTGGTGAGTTAATTGAAATGAAAGTAAGGCAAGTCGGGAAGAAAAATTGATAGCGTGGGCGAATAGAAGACATTTTATTAAGCGCCCCTTTTTTGTTCATCCATCAGGAAGAAAtgatttgattggagaagTAAAGTAAACGAAATCTTGGCTTTGTCTTCTTTGCAATGGAAGGCTTCATACTGAAAAATGGCAgattaagaaaacaaagaaacaaggTTAGAGTAGAAACTTACCATCGCGGGAATCAGTATAGGAAGCGGCCAAATGGAAGAAAGCCAAAAATAGCAGCGTCTGCACGATTGAAACCGCCCAAATCGCCCCCATATTTTCGCTCCCACCACGACGCACACAACTTGGTCGCTTCCTTCTTCAATGAACCAGGGATTGGAACAAAGCGGCCTCTGCCCATTTCCCTTTCTCATTTTTGGTTGCATCACTCTTGAATGCTGGTAGGTGGATGTAATAATCAGTATCGCTGATTTTTCTTATCAATTCAATGCCGTTTATCAGATGCTCGCTGATATTTTGTTCAAGCAATTTAATGCTCACAGTTGAATTTTAAGTTGGAGCTGCCCCACTAATGCATTACCTCAAAATCAGCACGAAATAAACCCATATTTTCGCTCCCAATACGCATCAGAGACTAACATTTTCATGTGCTACCCCTAAGATCAGCGACGGTAATGGCAAGATAAAAACACTCCCAGCGTTCTAACAACTAAGAGTGGTATTAAGAGGCTTCCAGTGTCACACTCATCATGTTTGTCAAAGTCATCAAGCCCATCGTTGCCCCAAAACTCTTGACTTGTATCACTTTATTGTTTTCCTTTACTGctttcattatttatattttctttattgtattttctagATGTATGATCGTTAGGAAGAACCATGTCCACACGggtagacatgaaatgccttaAAAGGTACTATAGGGCAATGCGACCCGTCGACAACTCCTCCCACCTAAATTTTGTATGATCGTTCGGCGAGATCACGTCTAGGCCTGTCATACATGAatcgcctcaaaatgtactataaggcgatgcgactagttgtcaaacTCTCCCTACCCGAAAAGTTACATGTTATTTaagtcgtttttttttttgttttttttttttgcctttgGCTTGTAGTCATAAAACGTCACTTTCaatctttctttctcaatcttgctttcaaactctcttttaaaatctctctacctccgttttctaaaaccttatTCTCAAAACGGGACCAGAGACTTAAGCATACATTGTTCGTCCATAGTCGACGCGATTCTAAGTTAGCTTGGCTCACTCAGTGTTGAGAGTGAGTGCTGCACAATCGTCAAATTCGCTGTCAAGaaaagtgtgattgtgacCTTTGGTATTAGAGTTGAGTTGGCTCCAAAGTGATTTGATAGACATGGCTATGACCAAATAGTTGAAGAAGTCTCATGTCAACCGACTAGTCAACATAGAAGAACAGATGCAATACTTGCAGGAAGTCCCTGGCAGTATTTGGTACTGAGACAAGCGGGGTGAAAGAACTCACCGACAAGACCCTTGTCGTAGATACAGTAGCGGGTTGGTTAGATGAATTGCCCATTCAGGAATTGATGTATCGAATGGACAACATAGAAGCAAAAACCACAAAAACTAGTGGTTTCGAGCGGGGAGACAACTCGACAGGCTCTGCTGGCTTGATTGAGGAGTGAGTCGATGACTTAGACAGCTCCCAAAAAGcaattatatatatggtatTGGGCAATCTGAAGATGTGAAGGATGCCCTCGACGTGGTCAGGGCAGAAATGGCAGATATAAGTGCTAGAGTGAACCTTGTCGTAAGGGCAAtggaaaatcaaaaccctacaAGGAGAACGAGTAAGCCCAACAAGGTCAAGGTTCTGGAACCCAAGCCCTTCTTTGGGGCTCAAGACGCCAAGGCCCTAGAGAATTTCATCTTTGATCTTGAGCAGTACTTTAAGGCGATGGACACTGaaacaaaagaagcaaaggtCATCTCGGCCACCATGCATCTAGCTGAAGATGCAAAATTGTGGTGGTAGTCAAAGTACATAGATATCCAAGAGGGTGGATGCACAATAGACACTTTgggaaaaactaaaataggAACTTCAATCCCAATTTTTCCCACATAATGGCAAAATCTTGGCCAAACGAAAGTTGCGAGACCTTAAACACACGGGGAGTATCTGGGAGTATGTCAAGCAGTCCACAACACAAATGTTTTGACATTCAGCACATGCTTGAGATAGACAAGGTCTTCCATTTCACATAAGGATTAAAGTCATGACGAAGTCCAAACTATATGAACAAAACATAGAAGACCTCTCCACGACCTATGCTACATCTGAACGACTGTTTCACCTGAACAACGAACAGCCCTAAGACGCTAGGTGAAACTAAACTACCTCGAGCGGAGGCACTCGCAGCTAGGTATCCAATCCGCTCAGAAGTGGAGGAGGTGGCAGATCGATAGTCAGAGGGGGAAAACAAAGACAACCCCAACAAGGGTCTGGAATCTTAGGCCGAGGACCCTACAATCAGAATcatttcaattcatttcaatCGGTCCCCTCCCTTCTGCTTC is part of the Cucurbita pepo subsp. pepo cultivar mu-cu-16 chromosome LG03, ASM280686v2, whole genome shotgun sequence genome and encodes:
- the LOC111791783 gene encoding probable leucine-rich repeat receptor-like protein kinase At5g49770, whose protein sequence is MGAIWAVSIVQTLLFLAFFHLAASYTDSRDATVLRALKDDWQNTPPSWGASNDPCGAPWEGVLCNNSRVVALRLSSMGLKGKLGGDIGGLTELKSLDLSANRGLIGSISRALGSLLKLDTLSLSACGFSGTIPEELGNLAELTFLSLYSNNFSGTIPATLGKLSKLYWLDLADNKLTGPLPVSTSESPGLDQLSGAKHFHFSKNKLSGAIPPELFSSEMELLHILFDGNNFSGSIPQTLGLVQSLEVLRLDRNSLTGNVPSTLSNLININALHLANNKLTGPLPNFTQMSSLSHVDLSNNSFNSSVAPEWFSTLQSLTTLIVEYGSIRGTLPEGIFILPHIQQIKLKNNAFGGTLIMGDSISQSLQQVDLQNNDISSVTSFSGYTNTLMLWGNPVCKTSVLSNMNYCHLQQQQTKPYSTSLVNCGSKSCPPDEKLNPQSCECAYPYEGTLYFKGSSFRELSNITLFHSLETSLFKTFNSTPFIQSPFVNIDDYLQIQLALFPSHDKYFSREDIQKIGFELYHHNFQPPDMFGPYTFNASPYHFPAINGGSDSTNTRMVIGIAVGSAFLVLCLIGVGTYAIQQKRRAEKAQPHGNDSGDAPQLKGARWFSYDELKQCTNNFSTSNVIGSGGFGMVYRGTLKDGKVVAIKRAQQGSMQGGLEFKTEIELLSRVHHKNLLGLVGFCSEQGEQILVYEFMPNGTLRESLSGKSGIYLDWKRRLRIALGSARGLTYLHELANPPIIHRDIKSTNILLDERLNAKVADFGLSKLVSDSGKGHVSTQVKGTMGYLDPEYYMSEQLTEKSDVYSFGIVMLELITAKLPIEKGKHIVREVRTLMNKSDEEYYGLKDIMDKSIIVNTTNLIGFGRFLELGMQCVEEAAAERPTMSDVVKAIESILQNDGINTSSTSASSSATDFGASKVASRHPYNDAILKEGVNTQ